The window GATGCCCCTGTTGCTTCAGCTCGAGGGTTTATGAAACTCTATATCTTCATTTATTGGATTGACTGATGGGTTCTTATTATACTGGAACTCCTTTGGGTTTGATTTGTCATATTCTGAAAGCTCGGGTTCCAGGGAATTAAATAGTCCTTCAATGGAAGGTTTTATTTTAGTTGGCTCTAGATAAAAGCGTTTGAGGGTGTTTGCGCGGACATTATTTGAAACTTCATCTTCATATTTCttcaaaaaatttcaagaaatgccatTTAATGTCTTTTTTTCACCTTTTACGAATggttgaaatttgatttttaaatatattctaTGAGGTTGGAATTATACGCGTGCAAGGTGCTCATCAATATTTATTGTTGATTGTCACGAGTGGCGACGACTCCGCTTGCTCTCATTCGATTCTCTcttgttcctttttttttttttttttttttaattttttttttNNNNNNNNNNNNNNNNNNNNNNNNNNNNNNNNNNNNNNNNNNNNNNNNNNNNNNNNNNNNNNNNNNNNNNNNNNNNNNNNNNNNNNNNNNNNNNNNNNNNNNNNNNNNtttttttttttttttggaagaatATTTTCCTGCAATCTTATGCTGGAGTATCTGCCAGTCGTgaatttatttgaataattcagaagatatatatatgctgaatttacagtaaaaaaaatatattttacattcTCGCAATTAAAACGAATAGAACGAGCAAAATCAATAGAATTTCAAGAAATAGACTCCCAAAGCCGCTGCCATTAGATAACTGAAAACGTTATGAACCATCTCAGCGGCCGATGGTACCAGAGTTGGTCGCATTCCTGGCGGTGTCAGGGTCGGAACTAAGTCACTTTCTGGTGCCAAAGAAGGTATTACAGGCTGTGGAATCATTGGAACTGcaattttgaatttgatataaaaaattaaccCATATCAAAAGTCAACCCTTGcctcatatttaaattatacttGGGATGTAACTCGAACTTCTCGAAGTTTACTGATCgattttttgatatttaaacTTTTCCGATGTAGGATAAATTGCCTccttattgaaatttttgtgttgcCACTGcgacctcaaaaacttaacatggAAATAGAGTACCTCTAGGACTTGGAGGAGATGATGCAGGAGACAAATTAGGTCCACTCCCACTTGGTTTCTCTGGATTTGACAAATAAATTATCGTTTAATGAAATGACAATCAAGTTTTAACATTTGTTAAAATAATGATTTGAAAGCATAACAGGAGCTGGAACAGGAGTTTTAGTGGCTACATGAGAGAGCTAGAATATATACATAATACAAGAAGTGAATCTACTTCCAAATTGAGCATTTTCGGGTCGACCGTCATCGTACAAAAGTTATACTCAGTAGCTGAGAGCTACTCAGGTATTTCAATTTATATGCAGCAATTCATCAAGTAAAATTTATAGCATCTATGATAACTGCATGCAAAATGTAACTAAACGGTGATAAACAGTACTTGACAATTATTAAGTTGTCCTAGAATGTTGGCAAAGCTTCCGAATTATAAACTATCACCTTTACACTCAACGGGAACGCGAGTCATCCTACAAGCACGTGGAAGAGATATAGCAAGAGTTCGATTTATAGGTATCTGTAAAGGGACACCTCCTGCAACAATGAGGCACAAGCAATCTTGTCCATTGCTGACCAGATTCTTGAGTGAACTGCAGCAATCTGGAGTTGGAGACGACGCGTTGGAGCCACCGGTCAGAAAGCTAATGCAAGGGCCAAAGCTTCGAAGCATGGCTCCCGTGCAGATAGCACGTGATTGGCCGTAAACTGGCCTAATGATGATCAGTAATGTTGCAACAAAAGCCAGTACTAGAAATGTGAAGCTTTTAAGTTTTTGCATTGTTTCGGTTTGAGACGTTCTCTGGGGGGATTGAAAGGAAATATATGAATCTCCAAGGAGTAAAATGTGAGGGATTTAGTATATGGATACaaaaaaactttatattttttaaaataattaacttgAAGCAAGAGAATTTGGGTTTCAGTTTGAGGTTCAACTACTTCAACCAACATTTTGTGAGATGTGGAGATTTAGGTGACCACTCCTCATTAAATCCCGGTTTCTTTTTATTGGTTTTGACATTTGTACTTTCTTCTGAAGAATGGTGAAAGTTTATGGACCAAGAAAAACAATGTGACAAAAACGGAGGACAATTTCAATGGTGTTGAAATTTCTTTGCGCCTTGATGACATCACAAAACTTTGAcatgatgtattttaaaaattaattttatcaatGCATAAATCATATTATGAGGTCGAGTTTGGTAGATTGCAAATTTTGGTTCGAACATATTCAAAGTTAttaatttgaaaacaaattatttACCGTTACAAACGTCGaaaagtaattttaaattttttaaaaataacctaAAAAATAAATCAGAATTGAATGAGCATTTCTgaattaacaaatcataaaaaaatcaaatgagacggtctcacatgtcaattttatgagattaaTATTCTACTCTATCggattaatgaaaaatataatttttatgttaaaagtatcaCTTTTCACTTCAAGTATGAATTGATTTGACTCAtttcacataaaaaatattCGTGAAATCGTTTTATACTTGCTCTTAAGAAATTCCATCcattttgtttttgttcttttttttacttttgtaaaattttatttcacatTTTGATGTTCGAATACAAAAtataatacataataataaagaaatatttttatttatttctcttGATCTTTAACAAACACGACATTCTTTAAGGGTATGTTTGGAGTAAGTGATAAGTAAAAGATTGTTAAACAAATGTTTGTCTCATTTTTTATGGACCCAATTAATCAAGAATCCCGTGTAAAAAAAACTCATACTTGGTTGAAAAGACATCCTTTTGTTTTAGGCGGGTTGACAAATTACTTcctaattataaatttttttttatttgcacacacatcacataaataatttcacgataaaactaaataaaattaaaaaaatagattaaaaaataataattagaaatcaatattaaaaatgagataaaatgcaaaatcatattaatttttattaaaaaataaattatcagataaatacataatctataatttaaaattttataaaatatttattcagtAACAGCTGAACACATGAATTTGAAAACACGGgtacaaatatcattttatatacCAAATTGTCATCAATGCTAGTTTATGGTATTTTTgtctcaacaacaaaaaaatgtaaaatttatcatattcattaaaattttaccAAACAAGACATGTGTTATCACAACACATTGTATATCTTTACCTTGAATTTTATCATCaatccaattaattattctataCTATAGACCAAAAATAGCCAAAATGATCTATTTCACATTCCTTTCTTGTAAGAGTAGACAATGTCGCATATCTATTTCCGTCGGTTCGATctaaatttaacttttcatgaatTAAGAAAGTTGAAGATCTTTGGTAGTGTGGTGTCCCACGTGCAGAATTTGCCGACTCTTTCGTCGGAGTACCATTCCATGAAGGCGTCGGCGTCGGAATGGATCCAGTATTTCAGTGGCGGGAATGTGTTGATAATTTGAACTGCTTCCCTTTTCTATCGAAAGAGTAGATAGATATCCTCTCCTTCGTCTTTGTTTCTGTTTGTAACGATGAAGAAGATAGTAGCTATAATGGGATGTACGAGTTTTCATAGGATTTTGCGGTTCAATAGTGGGATTTCGGTCGgccagaaaaaaaaaacttgattaCTCGGTCTCGGTCGCAAAGAAGTTAGAAAGTATACGTGAATTACAATGTGACATAACAAACATAAGAAACAAGCAGAGTTCTTTTGTTGACTCGACTCTGCTTCTTAAAATTCGTGGAAATTTCTTCTTGAAGAATTGTGTCTCTTGGTTGAATTTTTGCAACCATAACTGCATCTCTATCAGTTATTCGCTGAAAAAATATCTTGTAAATGGATGCATCATCACATTTAGGACACACTGCTTCTGTGCTTCATGAAGAAACACAACTCTCCATTGCAATCCTACAAGATCTATGAATACATGTTTTGCAACTCAATATGATTGCCACATTATTGTGTTGAAGAGTTCGTTGTATTTTGAGGTAATTAATTTGCTGATAAAATTTATTACCAAACTTTGAGAAGTGAGAAGAAATAAAACTTTAAAGGAAAGAATTTCAAATTCGCCTCAAACCCGAGTTTTCATACACAGTTTCATTTTCTCATTCTTTATTTCAGATTGTTGATTCTCTACATAACACCAACACCTTATACTCTAACTTTAAGTTTTGGGTCGGTCAAGAGAGGTTGCTGGCTGCCTATGTTCAATAATTTTTACTGCTATATAGCCATTCAATACCCCAATTCTTGACTTTATATTATGATATCACATTCTAAACCACAAGTCCGCATTATCTTGTCAACCATAAAATTCTCTCTTTACTAAATTCATCCCCATATCAGACTTGTAGCCCTTTCGGGTCCTGTTGAATTGAGTTCATATGGATTACTCCTCAAGGATAACTTTTAGACCCTTCGACCTTTCTGATATTGATGACTTTCTCAAATGGGTGAGTAATGATAAGGTGATACATTACTTAAGATGGGGCACCATAACCTCTAGAGAAGAAGCCTTACGTTATATCAAGGATGTTGCTATTCCACATCCGTGGCACCAATCCATTTGCATAGACAATCGTTCCACTAGGTATGTCTCCATCAAGGCTGGATCTGGGGTGATCAACACCGTGCCCACGTGGGGTTTGCCATTGGGTACGAGTATTGGGCGCAAGGAATTATGACTGAAGCTATGAGAATGGCGATTCCATGTGTTTTCAGAAAGTTCCCATTTTCAGTAGGGTTGGAGGATTTGGTGGAGGAGAATGTAGGGTCTCAGAGGGTGTTGGAAAAAGTTGGATTTACAAGGGAAGGTTTTCTGAGAAAGTATGATTTAACAAAGGTGGAATTAGAGACATGTTTGTTTATAGTTTCTTGCCTACAGATAAAGTGGCCCAGTAGAGAACCGTAAGTTCATTTTTTGGAATAGAAGAGTGACGTGCTTAACTTCTTGTGTTGCGCTTTCCTGGTCACCCAAAGTTGTTTCttgattttcatttcaaattgttCGTTgcactttctttttcttttcttataaAATCTAAATATGAGAATGTGAAGTTATTTGAATTTAGAGGGGTGCATGACTATGCATATGGACTGTAATACAGAACCAGTGCAAATCTTAGAAACAAAGTTTAGTTTACATTTCCTTGCAACAAATAACCAGCTTAAAAATACAGAACCAGTGAAAGTCAAGAAACTAAATCGGTAGAGAGAATGCTAAAAATCACCCTATCGCTACATGCCTACATCTTCCCTTCATAGTCAGATACTTCCTCAGAACACCTTCCCTTAAAAATCCAGCCTTTTCCAGCACCCTTTGAGACCCCTTGTTCTCTACATCCACCAAAGCCTGAAGCCTTTTCAACTCCGGCCATTCCTTAAAAATGTTGGATGCCACCATTTTTACAGCTCTTGTTACAATCTCTTTTCCCCAGTGCTCAAAAGCTAGTACATAACCAAGTTCAGCTCTGCACCCTTCTGTTGTATACGCAATAATTCAGAAGGCAAAAATCAAGTATTGTTAACTTGTCATTCTTCTTTGTGTTAGTTTGGTTACAAATTCAACTCAAAAAGAATTACAGATATCAAAATTTGTGC of the Primulina huaijiensis isolate GDHJ02 unplaced genomic scaffold, ASM1229523v2 scaffold43073, whole genome shotgun sequence genome contains:
- the LOC140969914 gene encoding non-specific lipid transfer protein GPI-anchored 20-like yields the protein MQKLKSFTFLVLAFVATLLIIIRPVYGQSRAICTGAMLRSFGPCISFLTGGSNASSPTPDCCSSLKNLVSNGQDCLCLIVAGGVPLQIPINRTLAISLPRACRMTRVPVECKEKPSGSGPNLSPASSPPSPRVPMIPQPVIPSLAPESDLVPTLTPPGMRPTLVPSAAEMVHNVFSYLMAAALGVYFLKFY